In a genomic window of Aricia agestis chromosome 2, ilAriAges1.1, whole genome shotgun sequence:
- the LOC121737823 gene encoding uncharacterized protein LOC121737823 isoform X1 → MEEVVKTRLKLLIDHVESLSVSAQETLEKSQLGEVSEQEVQLVAAKLKASIDRFISEMYNYYKLIDNPSVDDLSQYTSIQIKGEELVAELEVRLRRREKSSDTSIANTGNLNITSKLPKMELAKFDGDVLKWHTFWDQFSSNVDTRNINDVDKLLYLQSVLEGEAKRAIEGLDTTNKNYAIAVSTLKERYGKPGIIIDAHYAAIYRIKAADNSVLDCRRVFNEIERHLRVLNSLGEDVNHNHLRVMIMQKFSQDLIYELRMKMGTDTDTIENIRKYLGHIISAREASNRMKVEAVALETPGTSKDGDDKFTLNSLHVRVDKDKERYNSQRRMRPFSKQREESIRKSAFKRPDSRRNFMDGNFMDRVNRRKRHLDKEDAGNIKESEFKRKKVSCMFCGKNHFNDECDVVKSVQDRKRRLEGRCYVCFSKGHKASDCKSKMKCRHCDSYGEHNRALCPSQLSAKTDSFHVNTSVGRTILQTAVVRVKKIGSDNIYRDCRVLLDCGSQRTYITSKVAKILDLPTLEENRLSVFTFGASHPQEIESPVVNFEIFSKTHYHKVMYANVVPHITNSVPTPNKLWKGDHPKHMIMADDGTSGDQVDILIGNDYYHSIMSHEKIRISEDLYMVNSVLGWIVSGRFNSAGDKVVDKLSCITYFQSSMGCCPFIVPDPPLQSDNIRRLWDLESIGITDSPKASRDEEAIRQFNETTEYIEGRYHVKWPWIDYPPSLPSNFGLACGRLSNLLKRLDNNVLQTYDNLIKEQLSMGIIEFAPNVLPNVEHPVHYLPHHCVAQGEKLRIVYDASAKTKGNKSLNECLYRGPLMLEELTGLLLRFRQHRIGIVADVEKAFLQVGLQDADRDVTRFLWLKDLEGNVSADNLLHFRFCRVPFGIISSPFLLNATVRYHLMKIEIPMLKQIAEDLYVDNLVTGSQSFREGTQLYKVAKKAFDDLSMNLRQWNSNLGEFRETIPSQFLDKETDCIKVLGLQWDLRKDQMRLRFSLEGKDLNQMNTKREVLRLIASVFDPCGFVVQLVLPAKIFLQRLWSEKVHWDTPLKEDALHEWRTIIDTLDYIKYIAVPRHYETCLVADNEVEVIRELHCFTDASLQAYAAVVYMRSTYKDRNVVSFIIGKSRLVERAEQSNLQIPKLELLGVVIGSRLLRYVMKFLRLNILNQYLWTDSQIVLNWCTSEKLLPPFISKRVDNIKQNRELRLRYVPTQINPADVATKCSDSWMNDMKRWLTGPDFLTRSIHHWPKNATEVVCSQISSAGEGLSETPEVQDQNNVIPCHGPYNEYSGIVDSPVVEANMPGNVTGETASLKEFSILPEDHIEEILRIQLLYFPKETRGESTDLKRSLGLFLDTKGILRCGGRFQHADWPENQKHPILLPKDDQFTIKIIEKIHVLNYHVGVSHTLSAIRLHYWVPHGRSQVQKVLRRCQACRKQGGGPFKLPPMAQLPPERVRYQEPFSFVGIDYFGPLTVETKGSNEKRWVCLYTCLAVRAIHLEVVQELTAEQCLLALRRFISTRGTPKMIMSDNALQFKLTSDVLINGYCIERGIKWKFIPELAPWFGGFYERLIGIVKSCLKRTLEKHILNDTQLCTIMKEVEAVVNSRPLTFVGSEPEHILTPADFLRNGGPLVMEATEEEFVLPATATKASLIEGWKRGQRILQEYVMMFKNNYLTSLRDRKHSHRQPRVVVDTIPKVGDTVQIKGDSNRSLWKVGKICAVIKGSDGQIRVAKVATSPNETLTRSIAHLYPLEVSDTEHKTPPALLRESDQLPTPPENNRTNIEPQFAQATVRETNDSTTSGVDASPSRPRRLAAQKARDKVKEWTSQLLFNVRCIPNDDIVI, encoded by the coding sequence ATGGAGGAGGTAGTCAAAACTCGACTAAAGTTACTTATAGATCATGTCGAGTCTTTGAGTGTTTCTGCTCAGGAGACGTTAGAAAAGTCACAGCTTGGCGAAGTATCGGAGCAGGAGGTACAGTTGGTGGCTGCTAAGCTTAAGGCATCTATCGATCGTTTTATTTCtgaaatgtacaattattacaaGTTGATTGACAATCCTTCGGTAGACGATTTGTCTCAATACACGTCGATTCAAATTAAAGGCGAAGAGCTCGTTGCTGAACTAGAAGTGCGGTTGAGGCGAAGAGAAAAAAGTAGTGACACGTCTATTGCTAATACTGGCAACCTTAACATAACGAGTAAACTACCAAAAATGGAGTTGGCAAAATTTGATGGTGACGTATTGAAGTGGCATACTTTTTGGGATCAATTTTCTTCGAACGTTGATACGCGGAATATTAATGATGTAGATAAATTGTTATATCTTCAATCGGTATTAGAGGGTGAGGCTAAGCGTGCAATAGAGGGCTTAGACACTACCAACAAGAATTATGCTATAGCGGTATCGACATTAAAAGAGAGATACGGCAAACCGGGTATTATTATCGATGCACATTATGCTGCAATATACAGAATTAAGGCAGCTGACAATTCAGTTCTAGATTGTCGAAGAGTTTTTAATGAAATCGAAAGGCATCTTCGGGTACTAAATTCATTAGGGGAAGACGTCAATCATAACCATCTTAGAGTCATGATAATGCAGAAATTTTCACAGGATTTGATTTACGAGTTAAGAATGAAAATGGGTACTGATACTGATACTATAGAGAacatacgtaaatatttaggaCATATCATATCAGCTAGGGAAGCGTCGAATAGAATGAAAGTGGAGGCAGTTGCTTTAGAAACTCCTGGTACGAGTAAAGACGGTGATGATAAGTTTACTTTAAATAGTCTACATGTTCGAGTAGATAAGGATAAAGAGAGATATAACTCCCAACGGCGCATGCGACCATTTTCAAAGCAGAGAGAAGAAAGCATTAGGAAAAGTGCATTTAAAAGGCCAGATTCTAGAAGAAATTTCATGGATGGCAATTTCATGGACAGGGTTAACAGAAGGAAAAGACATTTAGACAAGGAAGATGCAGGTAATATAAAAGAGTCAGAATTCAAAAGGAAGAAAGTTAGTTGCATGTTTTGTGGTAAAAATCACTTTAACGACGAATGTGATGTAGTAAAGTCCGTTCAGGATAGAAAACGTAGATTAGAAGGTCGTTGTTACGTTTGTTTTTCTAAAGGTCACAAAGCATCTGATTGTAAGTCAAAGATGAAGTGCAGACACTGTGATTCGTACGGAGAACACAATCGAGCGCTATGTCCTTCACAACTATCGGCGAAAACTGATAGTTTTCACGTTAACACGTCTGTAGGGCGAACTATTTTGCAGACCGCTGTAGTTCGAGTGAAGAAGATAGGAAGTGACAATATATATAGGGATTGTCGAGTTCTTCTAGACTGTGGTAGTCAAAGAACGTATATAACCAGCAAGGTGGCCAAGATATTGGATTTACCAACCCTGGAAGAAAATCGACTGTCGGTATTCACCTTCGGTGCAAGTCACCCGCAAGAAATCGAAAGTCCAGTggtaaattttgaaattttttctaAGACCCACTATCATAAGGTTATGTATGCCAATGTAGTTCCTCATATCACAAATAGCGTTCCTACCCCGAACAAACTATGGAAGGGCGATCATCCTAAGCACATGATTATGGCCGATGATGGCACAAGTGGTGATCAAGTCGACATACTAATTGGAAACGATTATTACCACTCTATTATGTCCCACGAAAAAATTCGTATCTCAGAAGATTTATATATGGTTAACTCCGTTCTTGGCTGGATAGTTTCCGGAAGATTTAATTCCGCGGGggacaaagttgtagataaGTTGTCATGTATAACTTATTTTCAATCAAGTATGGGATGTTGTCCATTTATTGTACCTGATCCGCCAttacaaagtgataatattaggAGGTTATGGGACTTAGAATCTATCGGCATCACAGATTCCCCAAAGGCAAGTCGAGATGAGGAAGCTATTAGGCAGTTCAATGAAACTACAGAGTATATAGAGGGCAGATATCACGTTAAGTGGCCATGGATTGATTATCCACCCTCCTTACCTTCTAACTTTGGCTTAGCCTGTGGTAGATTATCAAACTTACTGAAACGACTAGATAATAACGTCTTACAAACCTATGACAATCTTATCAAAGAACAGTTAAGTATGGGTATCATTGAGTTCGCTCCAAATGTCCTACCGAATGTCGAACATCCAGTACATTACCTGCCACACCACTGTGTAGCGCAAGGAGAGAAACTGCGCATTGTGTACGACGCATCCGCAAAAACGAAAggaaataaaagtttaaatgaaTGTTTGTATCGCGGGCCACTTATGCTAGAAGAACTAACTGGACTCCTGTTACGATTTAGACAACACCGGATTGGCATTGTTGCTGATGTTGAGAAGGCATTCTTGCAAGTCGGTTTGCAAGATGCAGATCGTGATGTTACGCGATTTTTGTGGCTCAAAGACCTCGAAGGTAACGTATCAGCCGATAACTTATTGCATTTTCGGTTCTGTAGAGTTCCTTTTGGAATCATATCGAGTCCCTTTTTACTAAACGCTACAGTTAGATATCATTTGATGAAAATCGAAATCCCAATGCTGAAACAAATTGCGGAGGATTTATATGTGGATAATTTAGTAACCGGCTCACAATCCTTTCGGGAAGGGACTCAGTTATATAAAGTAGCCAAGAAGGCCTTTGATGATTTGTCAATGAATTTGCGACAGTGGAATTCAAATTTAGGGGAATTTCGTGAAACGATACCTTCACAGTTTCTTGACAAAGAAACGGATTGTATTAAGGTATTAGGTTTACAGTGGGATTTACGGAAGGATCAGATGAGGCTGAGGTTCAGTTTAGAGGGAAAAGATCTTAACCAGATGAACACAAAGAGAGAAGTGTTAAGACTTATAGCGTCGGTATTCGATCCTTGTGGGTTTGTAGTTCAACTAGTGTTACCCGCTAAGATATTTTTACAAAGATTGTGGTCTGAAAAGGTTCATTGGGATACTCCACTGAAAGAAGATGCACTTCACGAATGGAGAACTATTATAGACACGTTAgactatataaaatatatagctgtGCCAAGGCATTATGAGACTTGTTTGGTAGCAGATAATGAGGTTGAAGTAATACGTGAATTGCACTGTTTCACGGATGCGTCGTTACAAGCTTATGCTGCAGTTGTATACATGCGTAGTACGTACAAAGATAGAAATGTTGTCAGTTTTATTATAGGAAAATCACGTTTAGTAGAGAGAGCTGAACAGTCTAATTTGCAAATACCAAAGCTTGAATTATTAGGGGTTGTAATAGGCAGCAGATTGCTACGTTATGTAATGAAATTTCTTAGATTAAATATTCTAAATCAATACTTGTGGACGGACAGCCAGATTGTATTAAATTGGTGTACTTCAGAGAAACTCCTACCACCATTTATCTCGAAACGAGTGGACAATATTAAGCAGAATCGTGAGCTTCGTTTGCGATATGTACCTACTCAAATTAATCCTGCTGACGTAGCGACGAAGTGCAGTGACTCTTGGATGAATGACATGAAGAGGTGGCTAACGGGTCCAGATTTCTTGACACGTTCGATACACCACTGGCCTAAAAATGCTACCGAGGTAGTGTGTTCTCAAATTTCCTCGGCTGGGGAGGGTCTTTCAGAAACTCCAGAGGTTCAAGATCAGAACAATGTAATACCTTGCCATGGACCCTACAACGAATATTCCGGCATAGTAGATAGTCCAGTCGTTGAGGCAAATATGCCCGGAAATGTCACTGGTGAAACAGCTTCCCTTAAGGAGTTCTCGATACTTCCTGAAGATCACATTGAAGAAATCTTGCGTATACAACTGTTATACTTTCCGAAGGAGACGCGAGGTGAGTCTACGGATCTTAAAAGGTCATTGGGGCTGTTTCTAGACACGAAAGGAATACTGCGCTGTGGTGGTAGGTTCCAACATGCAGACTGGCCAGAGAATCAGAAACATCCTATCCTTCTTCCAAAAGACGATCAATTCACCATTAAAATAATTGAGAAGATCCACGTCTTAAATTATCATGTGGGTGTCTCGCATACTTTATCTGCAATCAGGTTGCATTATTGGGTGCCGCATGGACGGTCGCAGGTTCAAAAAGTGCTGCGTCGTTGTCAAGCTTGTCGGAAGCAAGGAGGAGGGCCTTTTAAGCTGCCACCTATGGCTCAGTTACCACCAGAGAGAGTTAGATATCAAGAACCTTTCTCGTTTGTAGGGATTGATTATTTTGGTCCATTGACAGTGGAGACGAAAGGCTCCAACGAAAAACGCTGGGTTTGCCTATATACATGTTTAGCGGTACGAGCCATTCATTTGGAAGTAGTACAAGAGCTAACAGCGGAGCAATGTCTACTGGCTTTGAGAAGGTTTATATCTACTAGGGGAACTCCTAAAATGATTATGTCGGATAATGCTCTACAGTTTAAATTAACTTCGGATGTTCTTATTAATGGTTATTGCATTGAGAGGGGTATCAAATGGAAATTTATTCCCGAGCTTGCGCCATGGTTCGGAGGATTCTATGAAAGATTAATAGGAATAGTGAAGAGTTGTTTAAAGAGAACTTtggaaaaacatattttaaatgacACACAATTGTGCACTATTATGAAAGAGGTTGAAGCAGTTGTCAACTCCCGTCCGTTGACTTTTGTCGGTAGCGAACCGGAACACATTTTAACGCCTGCTGATTTTTTGAGGAACGGCGGACCTTTAGTGATGGAAGCGACGGAAGAAGAATTTGTACTGCCAGCCACTGCGACCAAGGCTAGCCTCATTGAAGGTTGGAAACGAGGACAGCGCATCCTGCAAGAATACGTAatgatgtttaaaaataattaccttACAAGTCTTAGGGACCGTAAACACTCCCATCGTCAACCCAGAGTTGTTGTTGATACGATACCAAAAGTTGGAGACACGGTACAGATCAAAGGAGATTCCAATAGATCCTTATGGAAGGTCGGTAAGATTTGTGCTGTGATTAAGGGTTCAGATGGGCAGATACGGGTTGCCAAAGTAGCCACTTCTCCAAATGAAACTCTTACGAGATCAATTGCACATTTATACCCCTTAGAGGTCAGTGACACCGAACATAAAACGCCACCTGCACTATTGAGAGAGTCCGATCAGTTGCCTACGCCTCCTGAAAATAATAGGACGAATATAGAACCACAATTTGCACAGGCTACTGTCCGTGAGACAAACGATTCTACGACATCGGGAGTGGATGCCTCTCCCAGTAGACCACGGCGACTAGCGGCTCAGAAGGCAAGGGACAAAGTAAAAGAATGGACATCGCAACTTCTGTTTAACGTACGCTGTATTCCCAATGATGAtattgtgatttag
- the LOC121737823 gene encoding uncharacterized protein LOC121737823 isoform X2, with protein MDGNFMDRVNRRKRHLDKEDAGNIKESEFKRKKVSCMFCGKNHFNDECDVVKSVQDRKRRLEGRCYVCFSKGHKASDCKSKMKCRHCDSYGEHNRALCPSQLSAKTDSFHVNTSVGRTILQTAVVRVKKIGSDNIYRDCRVLLDCGSQRTYITSKVAKILDLPTLEENRLSVFTFGASHPQEIESPVVNFEIFSKTHYHKVMYANVVPHITNSVPTPNKLWKGDHPKHMIMADDGTSGDQVDILIGNDYYHSIMSHEKIRISEDLYMVNSVLGWIVSGRFNSAGDKVVDKLSCITYFQSSMGCCPFIVPDPPLQSDNIRRLWDLESIGITDSPKASRDEEAIRQFNETTEYIEGRYHVKWPWIDYPPSLPSNFGLACGRLSNLLKRLDNNVLQTYDNLIKEQLSMGIIEFAPNVLPNVEHPVHYLPHHCVAQGEKLRIVYDASAKTKGNKSLNECLYRGPLMLEELTGLLLRFRQHRIGIVADVEKAFLQVGLQDADRDVTRFLWLKDLEGNVSADNLLHFRFCRVPFGIISSPFLLNATVRYHLMKIEIPMLKQIAEDLYVDNLVTGSQSFREGTQLYKVAKKAFDDLSMNLRQWNSNLGEFRETIPSQFLDKETDCIKVLGLQWDLRKDQMRLRFSLEGKDLNQMNTKREVLRLIASVFDPCGFVVQLVLPAKIFLQRLWSEKVHWDTPLKEDALHEWRTIIDTLDYIKYIAVPRHYETCLVADNEVEVIRELHCFTDASLQAYAAVVYMRSTYKDRNVVSFIIGKSRLVERAEQSNLQIPKLELLGVVIGSRLLRYVMKFLRLNILNQYLWTDSQIVLNWCTSEKLLPPFISKRVDNIKQNRELRLRYVPTQINPADVATKCSDSWMNDMKRWLTGPDFLTRSIHHWPKNATEVVCSQISSAGEGLSETPEVQDQNNVIPCHGPYNEYSGIVDSPVVEANMPGNVTGETASLKEFSILPEDHIEEILRIQLLYFPKETRGESTDLKRSLGLFLDTKGILRCGGRFQHADWPENQKHPILLPKDDQFTIKIIEKIHVLNYHVGVSHTLSAIRLHYWVPHGRSQVQKVLRRCQACRKQGGGPFKLPPMAQLPPERVRYQEPFSFVGIDYFGPLTVETKGSNEKRWVCLYTCLAVRAIHLEVVQELTAEQCLLALRRFISTRGTPKMIMSDNALQFKLTSDVLINGYCIERGIKWKFIPELAPWFGGFYERLIGIVKSCLKRTLEKHILNDTQLCTIMKEVEAVVNSRPLTFVGSEPEHILTPADFLRNGGPLVMEATEEEFVLPATATKASLIEGWKRGQRILQEYVMMFKNNYLTSLRDRKHSHRQPRVVVDTIPKVGDTVQIKGDSNRSLWKVGKICAVIKGSDGQIRVAKVATSPNETLTRSIAHLYPLEVSDTEHKTPPALLRESDQLPTPPENNRTNIEPQFAQATVRETNDSTTSGVDASPSRPRRLAAQKARDKVKEWTSQLLFNVRCIPNDDIVI; from the coding sequence ATGGATGGCAATTTCATGGACAGGGTTAACAGAAGGAAAAGACATTTAGACAAGGAAGATGCAGGTAATATAAAAGAGTCAGAATTCAAAAGGAAGAAAGTTAGTTGCATGTTTTGTGGTAAAAATCACTTTAACGACGAATGTGATGTAGTAAAGTCCGTTCAGGATAGAAAACGTAGATTAGAAGGTCGTTGTTACGTTTGTTTTTCTAAAGGTCACAAAGCATCTGATTGTAAGTCAAAGATGAAGTGCAGACACTGTGATTCGTACGGAGAACACAATCGAGCGCTATGTCCTTCACAACTATCGGCGAAAACTGATAGTTTTCACGTTAACACGTCTGTAGGGCGAACTATTTTGCAGACCGCTGTAGTTCGAGTGAAGAAGATAGGAAGTGACAATATATATAGGGATTGTCGAGTTCTTCTAGACTGTGGTAGTCAAAGAACGTATATAACCAGCAAGGTGGCCAAGATATTGGATTTACCAACCCTGGAAGAAAATCGACTGTCGGTATTCACCTTCGGTGCAAGTCACCCGCAAGAAATCGAAAGTCCAGTggtaaattttgaaattttttctaAGACCCACTATCATAAGGTTATGTATGCCAATGTAGTTCCTCATATCACAAATAGCGTTCCTACCCCGAACAAACTATGGAAGGGCGATCATCCTAAGCACATGATTATGGCCGATGATGGCACAAGTGGTGATCAAGTCGACATACTAATTGGAAACGATTATTACCACTCTATTATGTCCCACGAAAAAATTCGTATCTCAGAAGATTTATATATGGTTAACTCCGTTCTTGGCTGGATAGTTTCCGGAAGATTTAATTCCGCGGGggacaaagttgtagataaGTTGTCATGTATAACTTATTTTCAATCAAGTATGGGATGTTGTCCATTTATTGTACCTGATCCGCCAttacaaagtgataatattaggAGGTTATGGGACTTAGAATCTATCGGCATCACAGATTCCCCAAAGGCAAGTCGAGATGAGGAAGCTATTAGGCAGTTCAATGAAACTACAGAGTATATAGAGGGCAGATATCACGTTAAGTGGCCATGGATTGATTATCCACCCTCCTTACCTTCTAACTTTGGCTTAGCCTGTGGTAGATTATCAAACTTACTGAAACGACTAGATAATAACGTCTTACAAACCTATGACAATCTTATCAAAGAACAGTTAAGTATGGGTATCATTGAGTTCGCTCCAAATGTCCTACCGAATGTCGAACATCCAGTACATTACCTGCCACACCACTGTGTAGCGCAAGGAGAGAAACTGCGCATTGTGTACGACGCATCCGCAAAAACGAAAggaaataaaagtttaaatgaaTGTTTGTATCGCGGGCCACTTATGCTAGAAGAACTAACTGGACTCCTGTTACGATTTAGACAACACCGGATTGGCATTGTTGCTGATGTTGAGAAGGCATTCTTGCAAGTCGGTTTGCAAGATGCAGATCGTGATGTTACGCGATTTTTGTGGCTCAAAGACCTCGAAGGTAACGTATCAGCCGATAACTTATTGCATTTTCGGTTCTGTAGAGTTCCTTTTGGAATCATATCGAGTCCCTTTTTACTAAACGCTACAGTTAGATATCATTTGATGAAAATCGAAATCCCAATGCTGAAACAAATTGCGGAGGATTTATATGTGGATAATTTAGTAACCGGCTCACAATCCTTTCGGGAAGGGACTCAGTTATATAAAGTAGCCAAGAAGGCCTTTGATGATTTGTCAATGAATTTGCGACAGTGGAATTCAAATTTAGGGGAATTTCGTGAAACGATACCTTCACAGTTTCTTGACAAAGAAACGGATTGTATTAAGGTATTAGGTTTACAGTGGGATTTACGGAAGGATCAGATGAGGCTGAGGTTCAGTTTAGAGGGAAAAGATCTTAACCAGATGAACACAAAGAGAGAAGTGTTAAGACTTATAGCGTCGGTATTCGATCCTTGTGGGTTTGTAGTTCAACTAGTGTTACCCGCTAAGATATTTTTACAAAGATTGTGGTCTGAAAAGGTTCATTGGGATACTCCACTGAAAGAAGATGCACTTCACGAATGGAGAACTATTATAGACACGTTAgactatataaaatatatagctgtGCCAAGGCATTATGAGACTTGTTTGGTAGCAGATAATGAGGTTGAAGTAATACGTGAATTGCACTGTTTCACGGATGCGTCGTTACAAGCTTATGCTGCAGTTGTATACATGCGTAGTACGTACAAAGATAGAAATGTTGTCAGTTTTATTATAGGAAAATCACGTTTAGTAGAGAGAGCTGAACAGTCTAATTTGCAAATACCAAAGCTTGAATTATTAGGGGTTGTAATAGGCAGCAGATTGCTACGTTATGTAATGAAATTTCTTAGATTAAATATTCTAAATCAATACTTGTGGACGGACAGCCAGATTGTATTAAATTGGTGTACTTCAGAGAAACTCCTACCACCATTTATCTCGAAACGAGTGGACAATATTAAGCAGAATCGTGAGCTTCGTTTGCGATATGTACCTACTCAAATTAATCCTGCTGACGTAGCGACGAAGTGCAGTGACTCTTGGATGAATGACATGAAGAGGTGGCTAACGGGTCCAGATTTCTTGACACGTTCGATACACCACTGGCCTAAAAATGCTACCGAGGTAGTGTGTTCTCAAATTTCCTCGGCTGGGGAGGGTCTTTCAGAAACTCCAGAGGTTCAAGATCAGAACAATGTAATACCTTGCCATGGACCCTACAACGAATATTCCGGCATAGTAGATAGTCCAGTCGTTGAGGCAAATATGCCCGGAAATGTCACTGGTGAAACAGCTTCCCTTAAGGAGTTCTCGATACTTCCTGAAGATCACATTGAAGAAATCTTGCGTATACAACTGTTATACTTTCCGAAGGAGACGCGAGGTGAGTCTACGGATCTTAAAAGGTCATTGGGGCTGTTTCTAGACACGAAAGGAATACTGCGCTGTGGTGGTAGGTTCCAACATGCAGACTGGCCAGAGAATCAGAAACATCCTATCCTTCTTCCAAAAGACGATCAATTCACCATTAAAATAATTGAGAAGATCCACGTCTTAAATTATCATGTGGGTGTCTCGCATACTTTATCTGCAATCAGGTTGCATTATTGGGTGCCGCATGGACGGTCGCAGGTTCAAAAAGTGCTGCGTCGTTGTCAAGCTTGTCGGAAGCAAGGAGGAGGGCCTTTTAAGCTGCCACCTATGGCTCAGTTACCACCAGAGAGAGTTAGATATCAAGAACCTTTCTCGTTTGTAGGGATTGATTATTTTGGTCCATTGACAGTGGAGACGAAAGGCTCCAACGAAAAACGCTGGGTTTGCCTATATACATGTTTAGCGGTACGAGCCATTCATTTGGAAGTAGTACAAGAGCTAACAGCGGAGCAATGTCTACTGGCTTTGAGAAGGTTTATATCTACTAGGGGAACTCCTAAAATGATTATGTCGGATAATGCTCTACAGTTTAAATTAACTTCGGATGTTCTTATTAATGGTTATTGCATTGAGAGGGGTATCAAATGGAAATTTATTCCCGAGCTTGCGCCATGGTTCGGAGGATTCTATGAAAGATTAATAGGAATAGTGAAGAGTTGTTTAAAGAGAACTTtggaaaaacatattttaaatgacACACAATTGTGCACTATTATGAAAGAGGTTGAAGCAGTTGTCAACTCCCGTCCGTTGACTTTTGTCGGTAGCGAACCGGAACACATTTTAACGCCTGCTGATTTTTTGAGGAACGGCGGACCTTTAGTGATGGAAGCGACGGAAGAAGAATTTGTACTGCCAGCCACTGCGACCAAGGCTAGCCTCATTGAAGGTTGGAAACGAGGACAGCGCATCCTGCAAGAATACGTAatgatgtttaaaaataattaccttACAAGTCTTAGGGACCGTAAACACTCCCATCGTCAACCCAGAGTTGTTGTTGATACGATACCAAAAGTTGGAGACACGGTACAGATCAAAGGAGATTCCAATAGATCCTTATGGAAGGTCGGTAAGATTTGTGCTGTGATTAAGGGTTCAGATGGGCAGATACGGGTTGCCAAAGTAGCCACTTCTCCAAATGAAACTCTTACGAGATCAATTGCACATTTATACCCCTTAGAGGTCAGTGACACCGAACATAAAACGCCACCTGCACTATTGAGAGAGTCCGATCAGTTGCCTACGCCTCCTGAAAATAATAGGACGAATATAGAACCACAATTTGCACAGGCTACTGTCCGTGAGACAAACGATTCTACGACATCGGGAGTGGATGCCTCTCCCAGTAGACCACGGCGACTAGCGGCTCAGAAGGCAAGGGACAAAGTAAAAGAATGGACATCGCAACTTCTGTTTAACGTACGCTGTATTCCCAATGATGAtattgtgatttag